The DNA sequence GGGCCTTGCTGTCCGGAGAAAGAGTAGTGATCACCCGCCAAGGCAAACCCATGGGGGCCATTGTGCCTTGGGAGGATGTGGAGATTTTGCGAGCCTTGGAGGACAGAGTGGATGGAGAGGCGGCGGCAGAAGCCCTGAAGGAACCGGGAGTGCTTTCTCTGGAAGAGGTTGAACGCGACCTGGGACTATAGGTTTCGTGGCCTACGACATCACCTTTAAACCGGCGGCGTGGGACTAGGCCAAGAACCGCCTGCATTTCCAGAAGGCCCGCTGGAGTGGTTAATCGGGTGGGATAGTCCGTGATGGTAAATGCCAACTGGCGACAAGAAAGGAAAAGGGGATTGCTATGCCTACCTTGCACGAACGATTTATCACCGATGCCAATGGCAATCGGATTGGCGTGGTTTTAGATATTGCCGACCATCAAAGATTATTAGAAGAATTGGAAGAGCTGGAATCCATTCGTGCTTACGATGCCGCCAAGGCATCCGGGGAGGAGATTATCCCCTTTGAGCAGGCCGTGGCTGAAATTGAACATCAACCGCGATGAAATACCATATTTCCATGGGAAGGCGCGCTCAGAAAGAACTATTCAATTTTCAGTAGCATAAATTTATGAATGATGAAAGAAAAAGATTACCAAAAATGAATTTATATAATAATGATATTTCTGACCCCAAGGCAAAAGCATTTTTTGAAGAAGCTTTCAAATTATGTAAAAATTCTAAGGAAAGCGATGTAAAAAAATTCATTGAGAATAATAGACTTGCATCAAGTCCTGAAGAACATGTCAAGGCTGGCTTCTATTCTCTTGCTGTTGCAAAATTTAATAAAGAAATAGATAAAGAAGAGTCAGGAAAGTATTTCCATTATGCAGGCCATATATTAAAAATCACAAATTATATTAATCAAGCTGCAAGAGCATACGCTAATGCAGGTTCTGTATTAAAAGATTGTCAAGATAGCAAAAACATAGAACTTGCCGTAAGATCTTTTGCTCAATCAAAAAATTGTTATTTTGACATCGGAAATTCTGAATTGTCAGAGAAGATGTATATTGAAGAACAAGAAACTAAAATAAAATTACTTACATCAAAAAAAGTTTCTTGTTTTTCCTTAAAAATATGGAAATTATCAAGCATTTTTGGAACTAGTTTTCAAAGATGGTATTGTATTGTGTTGCTTTTTATATTGTTATTTTCTTTTCTTTATGAATATCTTTATCGATATAAATATATTATAATCAATGGACAAAGCAAATGGCATAACATTATATCACCTGTTTATTTTTCAATTGTGACAATATCCACATTAGGTTATGGTGATATTTTTCCAATAAGATGGGAAGCGCAATTAGTAATCATTTTTAATATTTTTATAGGTTATTTATTACTTGGACTTGGAATAGGTATTATAACAAGAAAGATAAAAGGACATTGATTCTGGAGAAGGTCACTATGAATGAACTAAATAAAATCGTCCTGGCCTACTCCGGCGGCCTCGATACCTCGGTCATCCTCAAGTGGCTCATGGAGACCTACCAATGCCCGGTGGTGGCCTATGCCGCCGATTTGGGGCAG is a window from the Desulfobacca acetoxidans DSM 11109 genome containing:
- a CDS encoding potassium channel family protein; amino-acid sequence: MNDERKRLPKMNLYNNDISDPKAKAFFEEAFKLCKNSKESDVKKFIENNRLASSPEEHVKAGFYSLAVAKFNKEIDKEESGKYFHYAGHILKITNYINQAARAYANAGSVLKDCQDSKNIELAVRSFAQSKNCYFDIGNSELSEKMYIEEQETKIKLLTSKKVSCFSLKIWKLSSIFGTSFQRWYCIVLLFILLFSFLYEYLYRYKYIIINGQSKWHNIISPVYFSIVTISTLGYGDIFPIRWEAQLVIIFNIFIGYLLLGLGIGIITRKIKGH
- a CDS encoding type II toxin-antitoxin system Phd/YefM family antitoxin, coding for MTAPAQIMTEEPSVSMELLDNFKEFSLLLERALLSGERVVITRQGKPMGAIVPWEDVEILRALEDRVDGEAAAEALKEPGVLSLEEVERDLGL